The Flammeovirga yaeyamensis genome segment ATGACCGTAGGGAACAAGATTACCAAAAATCACCCTTCCTTTTTTATAAGGAGAAGAATAATTGATTGTTATATAATTACCATCCTCTTTATACACTTCCTCGACTTGAGGACTATGTTTTTTAGTTTGTGTAATCATTACCTCTTTAAAAATAAATCCACCTATAGCTAGGCAAACCAAAATTAAACAGATATATAAAAATGCTTTTCTCATGTGTTCGTTAATTAATAGAATGAATGCATACTAATGCTTATCGCTTAGTGTTCAAAAATTATACTATTCTTTAATTTTAAACATTATTTATCATTAAAATAAAGTCTAGCTAATTCTTCTGCTGTTTCCATTGCCCCGTGTACTGTAGAAGCATGTCCATTATCATTTAATGCTTCACCAATAAAAAACACCTTATCTTGTATAGGCTGCTTTAATTGTTTTCTATACTTTAAGCTATCTTTTTTAGAATAGGAATAAGTACCACAAAAATAGGGATCAGAGGTCCAATCTTTACCGTAATGATCTTTATAATGCATCATTACATTAACATCAGGAAACATTTCATCCAATTCATGTAAAAGAATTTCTGCCACTTCTTCATCTAACATTTGATTAAAATCTTTAGCGGCATCTGCCATTACATAAGCACAAATAGTTTTAGGTTGTGCAGGACGAATTAAGTACAATGGACATTTCTTTCCACCAATAATTTCACTTGTTTCAGGCTCCCAGAAGATTTTATCAAATCGAATAAATAATTTTCTACCTTTCCCAAAACCTAATTTTTGAATGGCCTCTAAATGTGTATCAGGTAATGAGGGTGTAAAATTGATTTTTTCTTTTTTCAATACACCTAATGATGTCGTTAGAATTACCTTATCAAATTGATTTGTTTTTCCATCACGAGAAAGTAAAATCACCCCATCATCACTGTAATTAACATCCATAATCGGAGCATTTAAAGTGATGCTATCTTTAAGTTTTTCTTCAAAAAAATCGATAGCATCCGCATATTTTCCATAAGAGAAAAAATTACGATGACCCGAAGTCCACCTCCACTCTTCCTCTCCTAAAGATGATGCATGTATTTTATCTGGAGAGGCTGAATATTCACTTGTAATACCATCTAAAATAGGGCGAATTGAAAGGTCGTACATCCCCAGATTCTTTAGAGATCTAGTAATATTACCATCAAATTCTTCCCTTTGTATATTGGCAAAATAAGTAAATAAAGAATGTATATTCTCTGGTAGTTCTTCTTTTTTATCTAAGTCTTTAAGCTTTTGATCCAACCACAAATATTCATTCCCATTAATTGGTTCTAAAAGATGACCTAAATGGGATAACATTTCATAGTTGAGCGCGTTACGCCCATGTATTTCTGCTGCTCCAAGTTCAACAAACTTTTTCTTTCCTTTTATTGTATGGGTATGTATCCTCCCTCCTAAACGATCTGATGCTTCGAAGATCATCACCTCGTGTCCTAGTTCTTTTAAAATACTACCTGCATACAAACCGGAGATTCCTCCTCCAACAATTCCAATTCTCATTTTCTGATTTACGTTTATTGACTGCTGAAATTACAAAAACAAGAAGCAAAAAACACCTTTTTTCAAATCCTTAATACTTAAAATCTCGTATATTGTTAAATAACAATTACAAAAAATAAAATCATTCACTGAGTAAACCGAAAATAAAAATCTACCTAAACTGATAGTTCTTTATTCTTTGAACTCAGAAGTATAGCTAATTAAAAACAACTTATGATTAACATTAATAACACACTAGGAAGTCAAATTATAGGATTTACATTATCCCAAAAAATCGATCTTGCAGAAATCGATCAATTAACAGCAGCTATTGAAGCAAAAGCTCAAAATGGCCCTGTACGTTTACTTGGAGAAATTGAAAACATTCAAGGCTTTGAGCACTACAAAAAATTCTATCAATTGATGAAAGAAAAGTATATCATCTCTAAAAAAATTGAGCGATATGCTATTGTGGACGATTACTCTTGGCTGAAACATTTAAGTGGGTTTGCCGATTTTATGGTTTCTTCTATTCCTATTAAAAGTTTTACGCTTCAGGATAGAGACAAAGCACTTGAATGGCTATTAAAACAAAATGAAATTTTAGACCCTGGTGTCTTTAAAATTGAGACCGATCACAATGATAAATTCCTGGCATACAGACTAAAAGGAAAAATTGCATCACAGGAATTTTCTATGATAAACAATGATTTCTTCCGTTTATCAGCTGACAAAATGCAGATCAATTTATACCTTGAGTTTGAGGACTTTAAGGGTTACAGTAACATCGCTGCTGTGAAAGATGATTTAAAGACAGGATTAAAGTATTACGGAAAAATTAAGAAGGTGGCTATTGTTGGCAAAGACAATGTTTGGGCAGATGTACTTACTCGTATAAGCGACATTTTTACACCTGGCGTCAACATGGAATACTTTAACTATAATGATAGTAGTAGAGCCAAAACTTGGTTGAATGTTTAATTAAACCCCTTTTATGAGATAAAAAAATGACATCCTCTTCAGAAAAGGGGATGTCATTGTTATTTGGTAATACTTATGTTGGAACAATGTTCAATGTGTCTCAAATATTGAATTGGTTGTAGGAATCGAGATTCCCAGTATGTAAAATAATTAGGTTAGAATAATTATTTATTGATGAAGTAGTTTAAATAAATGTCTATTATGACTTGACTTTAGTAAGTATGAAATGAAAATTGTTTATTTTTTATTATCTACATTACAAATGTAGTACGTTTTAAATAGTTGTTTTATGGTATATACCACACAAACCTATTTTTTTACACCATAAAACAACCTGCTATTTCGCAGGTTTTCCCAACCTTAATTTATTGACCTATTTTTTGATTTTATTGACTAATTTTTAGCTGCTAAAAAAGTATGGACAAAAAAAGAACGGCCTCCAAACGGAAGCCGCACTTACCACATACTAACCATAAATGGTTTTAAACCATATATAAACACATATAAACATAAATTCAATGTAACAATTGTGAACGAGTTATGCAACTTTCACAAACTGAAGTAGTTCTTTTAGGTGCGGATCTTCTACAGTTTGTAGTTTATCTGCCATTTTTAAGAACTCTTGGTAGGCTACTTCTAAAGCATCATGATCTAGAGTAACGCCTAATTTTTGCAATCTGTAGAACAATGCTGCTCTACCACTTCTTGCAGTTAAGACAATCGAAGATTCTGAAACTCCTACTTCAGCAGGATCAATAATTTCGTAATTGTCTCTGTTTTTAATCACACCATCTTGGTGAATTCCTGATGAATGAGAGAATGCATTGTCACCTACAATAGCTTTGTTAGGTTGAACAGGCATGTTCATTGTTTCAGAAACCAAACGGCTGATTTCATAAATTTTTTGAGTATGTATAGCTGTTTCGAAGTCAAGCATTCCATGCTTTTTCATTGCCATAACTACTTCTTCCATGGAAGTGTTTCCGGCTCTTTCGCCAATGCCATTTACTGTACACTCAATTTGTCTTGCTCCATTTGCTACACCAGAAAGTGAGTTGGCTGTAGCCATACCCAAATCGTTATGACAGTGTGTAGAAATGATTGCTTTATCAATATTTTTAACGTTTTCTTTTAAATATTGAATCTTCGCACCGTACTCTTGAGGAATACAATAGCCTGTGGTGTCGGGAATATTTACTACTGTGGCTCCAGCAGCAATCACCGACTCAACGACTCGTGCCAAGTATTCGTTATCTGTTCTACCTGCATCTTCAGCGTAGAATTCAACGTCTTCAACAAATTTCTTTGCAAACTTCACAGCTTCAGTACCTCTTTCAAGTACTTGGTCTCTATCCAATCGAAGCTTTGTGAAAATATGTTGATCAGAAGTACCAATACCCGTGTGGATTCTTGGTTTAGCAGCTGGCTTCAAAGCATCTGCAGCAACTTCAATATCTTTTTTTACGGCTCTAGTCAGTCCACAAACTGTAGTATTTCTAATTTCCTTAGCGATACGGTTTACTGCTTCGAAATCACCTGGACTCGAAATAGGGAAACCTGCTTCAATAATATCTACGCCTAGACTTTCGAGAGCACGAGCTATTGTTAGCTTTTGTTCTGTATTCAAGCGGCAACCTGGCACTTGTTCTCCATCTCGTAAAGTCGTGTCGAAAATATATACTTTATCACTCATAAGCTTAAACACTCTAGGTGTTTGAATAACTAATAATTAGAATAATACCTCATTACATTTGTAATGTATCTTCAAATGTAAATGGTGACTTAGAGCATCAAAAACTAAAAAATATACATTTTACGATGTTTAATTTAGATTTATTCGGATTAGAACGTAAATTTATAGGATAATTACACATTCAAACGCAAGGATAATTACGATGCCTAAAGAAAGATCGAATCACTTATATCAGTTAATCAAATCAATGTCAAGGAGTGAGAAGAGGTATTTTAAGTTGGTATCTACCGAATCAACGAATGCTTCTTCCAAAAAATTTATGTTGCTTTTTGACTTAATCGATAAGCAGGAAGAATTTGATGAAGAT includes the following:
- a CDS encoding flavin monoamine oxidase family protein; the protein is MRIGIVGGGISGLYAGSILKELGHEVMIFEASDRLGGRIHTHTIKGKKKFVELGAAEIHGRNALNYEMLSHLGHLLEPINGNEYLWLDQKLKDLDKKEELPENIHSLFTYFANIQREEFDGNITRSLKNLGMYDLSIRPILDGITSEYSASPDKIHASSLGEEEWRWTSGHRNFFSYGKYADAIDFFEEKLKDSITLNAPIMDVNYSDDGVILLSRDGKTNQFDKVILTTSLGVLKKEKINFTPSLPDTHLEAIQKLGFGKGRKLFIRFDKIFWEPETSEIIGGKKCPLYLIRPAQPKTICAYVMADAAKDFNQMLDEEVAEILLHELDEMFPDVNVMMHYKDHYGKDWTSDPYFCGTYSYSKKDSLKYRKQLKQPIQDKVFFIGEALNDNGHASTVHGAMETAEELARLYFNDK
- a CDS encoding 2-isopropylmalate synthase, yielding MSDKVYIFDTTLRDGEQVPGCRLNTEQKLTIARALESLGVDIIEAGFPISSPGDFEAVNRIAKEIRNTTVCGLTRAVKKDIEVAADALKPAAKPRIHTGIGTSDQHIFTKLRLDRDQVLERGTEAVKFAKKFVEDVEFYAEDAGRTDNEYLARVVESVIAAGATVVNIPDTTGYCIPQEYGAKIQYLKENVKNIDKAIISTHCHNDLGMATANSLSGVANGARQIECTVNGIGERAGNTSMEEVVMAMKKHGMLDFETAIHTQKIYEISRLVSETMNMPVQPNKAIVGDNAFSHSSGIHQDGVIKNRDNYEIIDPAEVGVSESSIVLTARSGRAALFYRLQKLGVTLDHDALEVAYQEFLKMADKLQTVEDPHLKELLQFVKVA
- a CDS encoding SpoIIAA family protein codes for the protein MININNTLGSQIIGFTLSQKIDLAEIDQLTAAIEAKAQNGPVRLLGEIENIQGFEHYKKFYQLMKEKYIISKKIERYAIVDDYSWLKHLSGFADFMVSSIPIKSFTLQDRDKALEWLLKQNEILDPGVFKIETDHNDKFLAYRLKGKIASQEFSMINNDFFRLSADKMQINLYLEFEDFKGYSNIAAVKDDLKTGLKYYGKIKKVAIVGKDNVWADVLTRISDIFTPGVNMEYFNYNDSSRAKTWLNV